The Pseudomonas leptonychotis genomic sequence GCGAATTCCGCGACGGCGACACTCTGCGGCAAATCGACTGGAAGGCCACCGCGCGCAAACGTGTACCGATTGCCCGCGAATATCAGGACGAGCGCGACCAGCAGATTATCTTCCTACTCGACTGCGGCCGGCGCATGCGCAGCCAGGACGGCGAGCTGTCGCATTTTGATCACGCCCTCAACGCCTGCCTGCTGCTCAGCTATGTGGCGCTGCGCCAGGGCGATGCGGTGGGCCTGTCGACCTTTGCCAGTGAGCAGAACCGCTTCCTCGCCCCGGTGAAAGGCCAGGCGCAGCTGAATGTGCTGCTCAATGCCCTGTACGACCTGCACAGCACCCAGCAACCGGCGGATTTCACCGCTGCCGTGGAAAACCTGCTCAGTCGCCAGCGTCGCCGCGCCCTGGTGGTGCTGGTAACCAACCTGCGTGATGAGGATGATCAGGCGTTGCTCGGCGCGGTTAAACGCCTGGGCCGCCAACACCGCGTGCTGGTCGCCAGCCTGCGCGAAGAAGTGCTGGACACCCTGCGTCACACCCCGGTGCAGGATCTTTCCAGCGCCCTGGATTACTGCGGCACCCTAGATTACCTGAATGCTCGCGCCGGCCTGCACGAACGCCTGATTGCCAACAAGGTGCCGGTGCTGGACGCCCGTCCGAGCGAACTGGGTCCACAGCTGGTGAGCAGTTATTTAGCCTGGAAAAAAGCCGGCGTAC encodes the following:
- a CDS encoding DUF58 domain-containing protein, translated to MKPSRALLALLAGLFALGIVLGICSALAIAVPRSFTPIYWGLLLVLLGLALVDALLLRQVPSPRLERQLPGNLPLGRWSDVRLNLHHTYNRALQVEVFDHLPGDMAFEHLPLKVDLHPGEQTQVSYRVRPLLRGHFHFPQCEVSLPSPMGLWRARRYLPLAGETRVYPDFARLYGAQLMAVDDWLSQLGVRQQQRRGLGQEFHQLREFRDGDTLRQIDWKATARKRVPIAREYQDERDQQIIFLLDCGRRMRSQDGELSHFDHALNACLLLSYVALRQGDAVGLSTFASEQNRFLAPVKGQAQLNVLLNALYDLHSTQQPADFTAAVENLLSRQRRRALVVLVTNLRDEDDQALLGAVKRLGRQHRVLVASLREEVLDTLRHTPVQDLSSALDYCGTLDYLNARAGLHERLIANKVPVLDARPSELGPQLVSSYLAWKKAGVL